Proteins co-encoded in one Populus trichocarpa isolate Nisqually-1 chromosome 10, P.trichocarpa_v4.1, whole genome shotgun sequence genomic window:
- the LOC7477210 gene encoding transcription factor HY5-like isoform X1, producing the protein MDIGESNNKYPHDHKKQLLDDDDDDDDDDDDHQVEGTSATATSSSSSSWRIRRSTGSTSDNLISHHKNKLVDHEDSDEDLFTVPDVEARPPAEAAAAAAGNNTTTYNNKNINSNNPEVQSAAAAPAATGSNKRHRGRNPVDKEYRRLKSRLLRNRVSAQQARERKKVYVNDLESRAKELQEINTKLEEKISTLTNENTMLRKVLMNTRPKVDESMEQKQ; encoded by the exons ATGGATATTGGTGAATCCAACAACAAGTACCCTCATGATCATAAGAAGCAATTACTTGATGacgatgacgacgacgacgacgacgacgacgaccaTCAGGTGGAGGGCACTAGTGCTACCGCTACCTCTTCGTCTTCCTCTTCTTGGAGGATCAGGAGAAGTACTGGTAGTACAAGTGACAATCTCATTTCacaccacaaaaacaaattagtag ATCATGAAGACAGTGATGAAGATCTTTTCACGGTTCCGGATGTAGAAGCTCGACCACCAGCggaggctgctgctgctgctgctggtaaTAATACTACTACTTACAATAATAAGAACATTAATTCTAATAATCCAGAGGTTCAATCCGCCGCAGCAGCACCAGCTGCAACAGGGAGTAATAAACGCCATAGAGGACGAaaccctgttgacaaagaataTAGAAGGCTCAAGAG CAGATTGCTAAGGAACAGGGTCTCAGCCCAACAAGCtcgagaaagaaagaaggtttACGTCAATGACTTGGAATCAAGAGCCAAAGAATTGCAGGAAATTAATACCAAATTAGAGGAGAAGATCTCCACATTGACCAATGAAAACACCATGCTTCGGAAG GTCCTCATGAATACCAGGCCTAAGGTTGATGAAAGCATGGAGCAAAAGCAGTAA
- the LOC7477210 gene encoding transcription factor HY5-like isoform X2 has protein sequence MDIGESNNKYPHDHKKQLLDDDDDDDDDDDDHQVEGTSATATSSSSSSWRIRRSTGSTSDNLISHHKNKLVDHEDSDEDLFTVPDVEARPPAEAAAAAAGNNTTTYNNKNINSNNPEVQSAAAAPAATGSNKRHRGRNPVDKEYRRLKRLLRNRVSAQQARERKKVYVNDLESRAKELQEINTKLEEKISTLTNENTMLRKVLMNTRPKVDESMEQKQ, from the exons ATGGATATTGGTGAATCCAACAACAAGTACCCTCATGATCATAAGAAGCAATTACTTGATGacgatgacgacgacgacgacgacgacgacgaccaTCAGGTGGAGGGCACTAGTGCTACCGCTACCTCTTCGTCTTCCTCTTCTTGGAGGATCAGGAGAAGTACTGGTAGTACAAGTGACAATCTCATTTCacaccacaaaaacaaattagtag ATCATGAAGACAGTGATGAAGATCTTTTCACGGTTCCGGATGTAGAAGCTCGACCACCAGCggaggctgctgctgctgctgctggtaaTAATACTACTACTTACAATAATAAGAACATTAATTCTAATAATCCAGAGGTTCAATCCGCCGCAGCAGCACCAGCTGCAACAGGGAGTAATAAACGCCATAGAGGACGAaaccctgttgacaaagaataTAGAAGGCTCAAGAG ATTGCTAAGGAACAGGGTCTCAGCCCAACAAGCtcgagaaagaaagaaggtttACGTCAATGACTTGGAATCAAGAGCCAAAGAATTGCAGGAAATTAATACCAAATTAGAGGAGAAGATCTCCACATTGACCAATGAAAACACCATGCTTCGGAAG GTCCTCATGAATACCAGGCCTAAGGTTGATGAAAGCATGGAGCAAAAGCAGTAA
- the LOC18102239 gene encoding transcription factor MYB8, giving the protein MGRQSCGYKQKLRKGLWSPDEDEKLLRYITEHGHGCWSSVPKLAGLERCGKSCRLRWINYLRPDLKRTRFSSQEENLVIQLQSVLGNRWSRIAAQLPGRTDNEIKNLWNSSIKKKLMQKGIDPNTHKPLSEVKLSTSKCPEKASRELDTAISLNLKADSSKPSLIDVSSCKIEKGDDNLNASKTSAHQEFFPDKSLPFNRYPNIQHSPLDSIAYLQFPVQQLNHEQLELDQKCSLFEPNQELNSRTLVPTISRSILSAQMDNKIHAGLPFHSMGTFNNIHWDSSNCSSESSEFQKKSLFDSNVFSWGLADDGGSSDKTLQLHSADAETTDIKWSEYHNTSFLAEHNQQTLHS; this is encoded by the exons atggGGAGGCAATCTTGCGGTTACAAGCAGAAACTAAGAAAAGGGTTGTGGTCCCCGGACGAAGATGAGAAGCTTTTGAGGTACATTACCGAGCATGGACATGGATGCTGGAGCTCCGTCCCCAAGCTTGCAG GTCTTGAAAGGTGCGGAAAGAGTTGCAGGCTGAGGTGGATCAATTACTTAAGACCAGACTTGAAGAGAACCAGATTCTCAAGCCAGGAAGAGAACCTCGTAATCCAACTTCAGTCAGTTCTAGGCAACAG GTGGTCTCGAATTGCAGCACAGTTACCAGGAAGAACGGACAATGAGATAAAGAATCTATGGAACTCTTCCATTAAGAAGAAACTCATGCAGAAAGGTATTGACCCCAACACCCACAAGCCACTCTCTGAGGTTAAGCTTTCTACTAGCAAGTGCCCTGAGAAGGCCTCAAGAGAACTGGATACAGCGATCTCACTCAATCTCAAGGCAGATAGTTCAAAGCCATCACTCATTGATGTATCGAGCTGTAAGATTGAAAAAGGAGATGACAATTTGAATGCCTCCAAAACCAGTGCCCACCAGGAATTCTTCCCAGACAAGTCTTTGCCATTCAATCGATACCCCAACATCCAGCACAGCCCTTTAGATTCAATTGCTTACCTGCAATTCCCAGTCCAGCAGTTGAATCATGAGCAATTAGAGCTTGACCAGAAGTGCAGTCTTTTTGAGCCAAACCAAGAACTCAACTCCAGAACACTAGTACCCACGATTTCAAGGTCAATCTTATCTGCTCAAATGGACAATAAAATCCATGCAGGTCTTCCCTTTCACTCAATGGGCACATTCAATAACATCCATTGGGATTCAAGTAATTGCAGCAGCGAAAGTAGTGAGTTTCAGAAGAAGTCCTTATTCGATAGCAACGTCTTCTCATGGGGGTTGGCAGATGATGGTGGATCATCAGACAAGACCTTACAACTCCATTCCGCTGATGCTGAGACAACAGATATCAAGTGGTCGGAATATCACAACACATCATTTCTAGCCGAACACAATCAACAGACACTACACTCGTGA
- the LOC7496494 gene encoding pectin acetylesterase 10 isoform X2 yields MMTLYLWLGFMYGLMMCSLTWKCVNCFEFEHSQPLPLQDWNNNVTYKAAAEAFAYAYARRTPPLMVGLTLVNAAASKGAVCLDGSLPGYHIHRGYGSGANSWLVQLEGGGWCNSIRKCVFSKKTRHGSSHYMEKQIPFEGILSNKAEENPDFYNWNRVKVRYCDGGSFSGDSQNEAAQLYFRGQRIWSVVMEDLMSKGMRYANQALLSGCSAGGLASILHCDEFRHLFPRTARVKCLSDAGLFLDVPDISGWRTLRYMFAGVVTLQGMQKNLPQGCTKRFNPIMCFFPQRSIASVRTPLFLVNTAYDTWQIQVSLAPASADHHGNWNGCRKNYARCTGSQISFLQGFRNQMLYAVRGFSRLKKNGLFINSCFAHCQTERQDTWFSPGSPHIKSKGIAESVGNWYFDRAVIMAIDCPYPCDHTCHHLVFK; encoded by the exons atgatgacgTTGTACTTGTGGTTGGGATTTATGTATGGGTTAATGATGTGCTCTTTAACATGGAAATGTGTAAACTGTTTTGAATTCGAACACTCTCAGCCTCTGCCTCTCCAAGATTGGAATAATAATGTCACTTATAAAGCAGCAGCAGAAGCATTTGCATATGCATATGCTCGTCGCACACCACCGTTAATGGTGGGTCTTACACTTGTTAATGCAGCTGCTTCAAAGGGAGCTG TCTGCCTGGACGGCTCATTACCAGGGTACCACATCCACAGAGGATATGGATCAGGCGCAAACAGTTGGCTCGTTCAATTGGAG GGCGGAGGATGGTGTAATTCAATcagaaaatgtgtttttagtAAGAAAACACGCCATGGTTCTTCACATTATATGGAAAAGCAGATACCTTTTGAAGGCATACTCAGCAACAAAGCTGAAGAAAATCCTG atttttataattggaacagGGTCAAGGTTCGTTATTGTGATGGTGGATCTTTCAGTGGAGACAGTCAAAATGAG GCAGCACAACTCTATTTTAGAGGACAAAGAATCTGGTCAGTTGTCATGGAAGATTTGATGTCGAAAGGAATGCGCTATGCTAATCAG GCTCTTCTGTCTGGATGTTCAGCTGGGGGTTTAGCATCTATACTACATTGCGACGAATTCCGGCATTTATTTCCAAGAACTGCTAGAGTCAAGTGCCTCAGTGATGCTGGTTTATTCCTTGACGT ACCTGACATCTCTGGTTGGCGCACGTTAAGATATATGTTTGCAGGAGTGGTCACGCTGCAG GGGATGCAAAAGAACCTGCCCCAGGGTTGTACTAAACGCTTCAATCCAATCATG TGCTTTTTCCCTCAGCGATCAATTGCTAGCGTCAGGACTCCACTTTTTCTTGTCAATACAGCTTATGATACATGGCAG ATCCAGGTCAGTTTAGCTCCTGCCTCAGCTGATCATCATGGAAACTGGAATGGATGCAGAAAAAACTATGCACGCTGCACTGGATCACAAATTAGTTTTCTTCAAG GTTTCAGAAATCAAATGCTCTATGCTGTAAGAGGCTTCTCAAGGTTGAAGAAAAATGGATTGTTTATAAATTCATGTTTTGCTCATTGCCAGACAGAGAGACAGGACACATGGTTTTCTCCAGGTTCTCCCCACATTAAAAGCAAG GGGATAGCGGAGTCTGTTGGCAACTGGTATTTTGATCGTGCTGTTATTATGGCTATTGACTGTCCGTACCCTTGTGACCATACCTGCCACCACCTGGTGTTCAAGTGA
- the LOC7496494 gene encoding pectin acetylesterase 10 isoform X1 — protein MMTLYLWLGFMYGLMMCSLTWKCVNCFEFEHSQPLPLQDWNNNVTYKAAAEAFAYAYARRTPPLMVGLTLVNAAASKGAVCLDGSLPGYHIHRGYGSGANSWLVQLEGGGWCNSIRKCVFSKKTRHGSSHYMEKQIPFEGILSNKAEENPDFYNWNRVKVRYCDGGSFSGDSQNEAAQLYFRGQRIWSVVMEDLMSKGMRYANQALLSGCSAGGLASILHCDEFRHLFPRTARVKCLSDAGLFLDVPDISGWRTLRYMFAGVVTLQKNYVFNLSQGMQKNLPQGCTKRFNPIMCFFPQRSIASVRTPLFLVNTAYDTWQIQVSLAPASADHHGNWNGCRKNYARCTGSQISFLQGFRNQMLYAVRGFSRLKKNGLFINSCFAHCQTERQDTWFSPGSPHIKSKGIAESVGNWYFDRAVIMAIDCPYPCDHTCHHLVFK, from the exons atgatgacgTTGTACTTGTGGTTGGGATTTATGTATGGGTTAATGATGTGCTCTTTAACATGGAAATGTGTAAACTGTTTTGAATTCGAACACTCTCAGCCTCTGCCTCTCCAAGATTGGAATAATAATGTCACTTATAAAGCAGCAGCAGAAGCATTTGCATATGCATATGCTCGTCGCACACCACCGTTAATGGTGGGTCTTACACTTGTTAATGCAGCTGCTTCAAAGGGAGCTG TCTGCCTGGACGGCTCATTACCAGGGTACCACATCCACAGAGGATATGGATCAGGCGCAAACAGTTGGCTCGTTCAATTGGAG GGCGGAGGATGGTGTAATTCAATcagaaaatgtgtttttagtAAGAAAACACGCCATGGTTCTTCACATTATATGGAAAAGCAGATACCTTTTGAAGGCATACTCAGCAACAAAGCTGAAGAAAATCCTG atttttataattggaacagGGTCAAGGTTCGTTATTGTGATGGTGGATCTTTCAGTGGAGACAGTCAAAATGAG GCAGCACAACTCTATTTTAGAGGACAAAGAATCTGGTCAGTTGTCATGGAAGATTTGATGTCGAAAGGAATGCGCTATGCTAATCAG GCTCTTCTGTCTGGATGTTCAGCTGGGGGTTTAGCATCTATACTACATTGCGACGAATTCCGGCATTTATTTCCAAGAACTGCTAGAGTCAAGTGCCTCAGTGATGCTGGTTTATTCCTTGACGT ACCTGACATCTCTGGTTGGCGCACGTTAAGATATATGTTTGCAGGAGTGGTCACGCTGCAG AAAAACTACGTGTTTAATCTATCGCAGGGGATGCAAAAGAACCTGCCCCAGGGTTGTACTAAACGCTTCAATCCAATCATG TGCTTTTTCCCTCAGCGATCAATTGCTAGCGTCAGGACTCCACTTTTTCTTGTCAATACAGCTTATGATACATGGCAG ATCCAGGTCAGTTTAGCTCCTGCCTCAGCTGATCATCATGGAAACTGGAATGGATGCAGAAAAAACTATGCACGCTGCACTGGATCACAAATTAGTTTTCTTCAAG GTTTCAGAAATCAAATGCTCTATGCTGTAAGAGGCTTCTCAAGGTTGAAGAAAAATGGATTGTTTATAAATTCATGTTTTGCTCATTGCCAGACAGAGAGACAGGACACATGGTTTTCTCCAGGTTCTCCCCACATTAAAAGCAAG GGGATAGCGGAGTCTGTTGGCAACTGGTATTTTGATCGTGCTGTTATTATGGCTATTGACTGTCCGTACCCTTGTGACCATACCTGCCACCACCTGGTGTTCAAGTGA
- the LOC7477211 gene encoding F-box/kelch-repeat protein At1g16250 yields the protein MHQPIIPGLPDDLALRCLAKVSHGYHGLLESVSKRWRDMIRSADYARYRAKQGCCGDWLFVLTEQSNNHWVAFDPEADRWHPLPKVSGDCADRQHFGFSCVCVYNRLLVIGGSYAPLDSSVLIQRPLITDNVLQFDPFKKQWTSVARMRTPRSHFACSVIAGKVYVAGGRNLSCTKGLALAEVYDPLTDKWEELPPMPAPLMDCLGLSYKGKFHVLSDQVGLSETNITHVFNPSINTWCTMEDIWPFSRAMQFAVQVMCDGRVYTVVDWGESLIKTRDSEGGEWYTVGSVPSVILTNHTRALEAFSYGFASLRDELYILGGKVLKWEEAGAGRFDIVRLDLVRFCNPVARPLKWKETRPMCGPACGSILGCASLEEESCSPPS from the exons ATGCATCAACCCATCATACCTGGTTTGCCGGATGACTTGGCCTTGCGGTGTCTGGCAAAGGTATCTCATGGGTACCATGGACTTCTTGAATCTGTCTCCAAGAGATGGAGGGATATGATTCGCAGCGCTGATTATGCCCGCTATAGAGCGAAGCAAGGATGTTGTGGTGATTGGCTGTTTGTTCTTACTGAGCAGTCTAACAACCACTGGGTTGCCTTTGATCCTGAAGCTGACAGGTGGCATCCCCTGCCAAAGGTTTCTGGGGATTGTGCTGACCGTCAGCATTTTGGATTTTCCTGCGTTTGTGTTTATAATCGACTCTTAGTCATTGGGGGCTCCTATGCACCACTGGATTCGTCAGTTCTAATTCAAAGACCTTTAATAACAGATAATGTTCTCCAGTTTGATCCATTTAAGAAACAGTGGACTAGTGTGGCAAGAATGCGAACACCACGTTCTCACTTTGCTTGCAGTGTTATCGCTGGTAAGGTTTATGTTGCTGGTGGGCGCAACTTATCTTGCACCAAGGGGCTTGCGCTGGCTGAGGTTTACGATCCTTTAACAGACAA ATGGGAGGAATTGCCGCCAATGCCGGCACCACTGATGGACTGCTTAGGATTATCATATAAAGGCAAATTTCATGTTTTGAGTGACCAGGTTGGCCTGTCAGAGACAAACATAACTCACGTTTTCAATCCATCAATTAACACATGGTGCACAATGGAGGACATTTGGCCTTTCTCCAGGGCAATGCAATTTGCAGTTCAAGTCATGTGTGATGGAAGAGTATACACAGTTGTTGATTGGGGTGAGAGCTTGATTAAAACAAGGGACTCTGAGGGAGGAGAGTGGTACACTGTGGGTTCAGTACCTTCAGTCATTCTTACAAACCACACGAGGGCTTTGGAGGCCTTTAGTTATGGTTTTGCTTCCCTTAGAGATGAACTGTATATATTGGGTGGAAAGGTTCTCAAGTGGGAAGAGGCAGGAGCTGGAAGGTTTGACATCGTGAGATTAGATTTGGTGAGGTTTTGCAATCCAGTAGCTAGGCCTTTAAAATGGAAGGAAACCAGGCCAATGTGTGGACCAGCATGTGGCTCTATTCTAGGATGTGCATCCCTGGAAGAGGAAAGTTGTTCTCCACCGAG TTAG